AAATGGAGGCAATTGAAATAATTACTTTTTTCTTACGCCATTTTTTATTAATCTTATTAATAATTGGAGCTTTATTTTCTGCTGGAATATACAATTCACGTTTCACTGTTTCATATTCCTTTTGACATTTTTCACAGTGCTGTAAATGCTGATCTACCATTTCTTTGGTATCCTGACTAACCACTTCATCAATATAAAGAGGTAAAACATCTTGAATAATTGTGCATTTAATCTTTTTCATAGTTCTCCTCCTCCATATACTCAATAATTTGTTTCCTCGCTCTGTAATAGGTAACCCTTGCCCATCCTGCACTTTTCCCAAAAAGAAGACCTATCTTCTCAAACGGTAACTCACCAAAAGTACGAAGTGAAAAGACCTCCTTATATGGTTCACTCATCGAGTGAAGAAACTGATGAACTGCGAATGCATCTTCTTCATTCATTAAATGATTTACTATCTGTACGGTCATACCTGATTCTTCTACTACATTT
The nucleotide sequence above comes from Pradoshia eiseniae. Encoded proteins:
- a CDS encoding RNA polymerase sigma factor; translation: MDFEEIYCEYFKEVYLFIKSLSHDENIAEEITQEAFFKALKAIEKFDGSKDIRAWLFTIAKNTYFSHYKRNKRQIDSNVVEESGMTVQIVNHLMNEEDAFAVHQFLHSMSEPYKEVFSLRTFGELPFEKIGLLFGKSAGWARVTYYRARKQIIEYMEEENYEKD